A window from Vigna angularis cultivar LongXiaoDou No.4 chromosome 7, ASM1680809v1, whole genome shotgun sequence encodes these proteins:
- the LOC108337505 gene encoding receptor-like protein 6 isoform X2, translated as MKSSTGMGWLFPVLLLFHVSFSHSWCHPHDNLALLHFKASLTIDVTNNNNYYYNDYYCHRVYPTIATWENGTDCCSWYGVTCHPIFGYVTALDLACGGLQGKINANSTLFSLSHMQSLNLAFNDFSKSQIPSTIGEFGSLTHLNLSCSNFEGEIPPEISHLSKLQSLDLSIDDAFQLRWEEGTWKRMLQNATDLRVLYLKETGLKGKLTDDILCLPNLQHLYLSDNFYLHGQLPDLSCASASLNVLEISFCELDGPIPDSFSNLTHLTLFDLSSNHFNGSIPPSLLTLPRLNSLLLHSNLLSGKIPNVFHQSNRFQKLDLNSNNIQGELPSTFSNLQHLIYLDIADNKLEGPLPNKITGFSDLTWLILNDNLINGTIPSWCFSLPSLEHLRLSRNQFTGRIPAISSYSLRDLFLDGNKLQGNISESVFNLVNLTHLQLSSNNFSGSVNFSLFSKFQNLYILELSNLGQLSLNFESSVNYSFPRLLELDLSSMGLTEFPKLSRKIPVLQTLLLSDNKLNGKVPNWLHEMDSLFYVLLDRNFLTTGVNQFSRNYQLSHLDVSFNLLTGGISLSICNASNLRVLDLSNNKLTGSIPQCLGSLPFLSVLSLESNRLNGTLPNTFAKNRLISLRLNDNRLEGLLPESLSNCMQLAVINLGNNQLEDTFPHWLQTLPNLKVLVLRDNKLHGLISKFKTKYGFPSLNIFDISSNNFSGTIPEDFIQSFESMKNVVQYEVFGNRQLYMQWLYRISPVTVTTKGTILLFKRIPINFASIDLSGNKFEGEIPNVIGELQVLRALNLSHNKLCGTIPQSMGNLTVLESLDLSSNMLTGSIPTEFLNMNFLEVLNLSYNHLVGEIPMGKQFGSFSNDSYKGNLGLCGDPLSMKCSQNDDEHPPPSQSLWKEEKFGFDWKPVAIGYGCGTVFGVGIGSLVFFIGKPKLLVRMFGG; from the exons ATGAAGTCATCCACGGGAATGGGGTGGCTGTTTCCTGTGCTTCTGCTCTTTCATGTTTCATTCTCCCATTCCTGGTGTCACCCCCATGACAACCTTGCATTGCTTCACTTCAAGGCCTCCTTAACCATTGAtgttactaataataataattattattacaatgaTTATTATTGTCATCGGGTTTATCCAACAATTGCAACATGGGAAAATGGAACAGATTGCTGCTCTTGGTATGGAGTGACCTGTCACCCCATTTTTGGTTATGTGACAGCCTTAGACCTCGCATGTGGTGGGCTTCAGGGTAAAATCAATGCAAACAGTACCCTTTTCAGCCTTTCTCATATGCAATCACTCAACCTTGCTTTCAATGACTTCTCCAAATCTCAAATTCCATCCACCATAGGTGAGTTTGGAAGCCTCACACACCTCAACTTGTCTTGTTCAAACTTTGAAGGTGAAATTCCTCCTGAAATCTCACATCTTTCCAAATTACAATCACTTGATCTCTCTATTGATGATGCGTTTCAGTTAAGATGGGAAGAAGGCACATGGAAGAGGATGCTCCAAAATGCAACCGATTTAAGGGTGCTATATTTGAAAG AAACAGGGCTAAAGGGAAAGTTGACCGATGACATTCTTTGTTTGCCAAATCTGCAACACCTATATTTATCAGATAATTTTTACCTTCATGGCCAACTTCCGGATCTGAGTTGTGCTTCCGCTTCTTTGAATGTCTTAGAAATCTCATTTTGTGAACTCGATGGGCCAATCCCTGATTCTTTCTCTAACCTTACACATCTTACTTTATTCGACCTCTCAAGCAACCACTTCAACGGTTCAATTCCACCCTCTCTCTTAACCCTTCCACGTCTAAATTCTCTGCTTCTCCATTCCAATCTTCTCAGTGGTAAAATACCAAATGTGTTTCATCAGTCAAACAGGTTCCAGAAATTGGATTTGAATAGTAACAATATCCAAGGTGAACTgccatcaacattttcaaatcttcaacacCTCATTTACTTGGATATAGCAGATAACAAATTAGAGGGACCTCTGCCCAACAAAATAACTGGATTTTCAGATCTAACATGGTTAATATTGAACGACAACTTGATAAATGGTACAATTCCTTCTTGGTGTTTCTCTTTGCCATCGTTGGAGCATTTACGTCTATCGAGAAATCAGTTCACGGGGCGTATACCTGCAATTTCGTCGTATTCCTTGCGGGATCTGTTTTTGGATGGCAACAAGCTACAAGGCAATATTTCAGAATCAGTTTTTAACCTTGTCAACCTTACTCACTTACAGCTGTCATCGAACAACTTCAGTGGTTctgtcaatttttctctcttctcgaAGTTCCAAAACCTGTATATTCTTGAACTTTCAAATTTAGGCCAATTATCATTAAACTTTGAATCAAGCGTCAATTATAGTTTCCCCCGCTTACTTGAGTTGGACTTGTCTTCTATGGGTTTAACCgaatttccaaaattatccaGAAAAATCCCAGTTTTGCAAACTCTCCTATTGTCCGACAACAAGTTGAACGGAAAAGTGCCCAATTGGTTGCATGAAATGGATTCTTTATTTTATGTACTCCTAGACCGAAACTTTTTGACAACAGGAGTGAACCAATTCTCTAGGAACTACCAACTCAGCCATCTTGATGTAAGTTTCAATTTACTCACTGGTGGTATCTCTTTGTCAATTTGTAATGCAAGTAACCTTCGGGTTCTCGATTTGTCCAACAACAAGTTGACAGGCAGCATTCCACAATGCCTTGGGAGTTTACCGTTCCTTTCCGTTTTGAGTCTAGAAAGTAACAGACTTAATGGAACTTTACCAAATACCTTTGCAAAGAACAGACTCATTAGTCTGCGACTCAATGACAACCGATTGGAAGGTCTTTTGCCAGAATCTTTGTCCAACTGCATGCAACTGGCGGTTATAAATCTTGGCAACAATCAACTGGAAGATACATTTCCCCATTGGCTTCAAACTCTACCAAATTTGAAAGTATTGGTCTTGCGGGATAACAAGTTGCACGGTCTAATTTCCAAATTCAAGACCAAGTATGGATTTCccagtttaaatatttttgatatCTCATCCAACAACTTCAGCGGCACAATTCCGGAAGACTTCATACAAAGTTTTGAATCCATGAAAAATGTTGTTCAATATGAGGTGTTTGGCAATCGACAACTATACATGCAATGGCTATACAGAATTTCACCTGTCACTGTAACAACAAAAGGCACGATTTTGCTATTCAAAAGAATTCCAATAAACTTTGCGAGCATTGATTTATCAGGAAACAAATTTGAAGGAGAGATTCCAAATGTAATTGGAGAGCTTCAAGTACTCAGAGCACTCAACCTCTCCCACAACAAACTCTGTGGTACAATTCCCCAATCCATGGGAAATTTGACAGTATTGGAGTCTTTGGATCTCTCTTCAAATATGCTCACTGGTAGTATTCCTACAGAATTCTTGAATATGAACTTTCTTGAAGTCCTGAATCTTTCCTATAATCATCTTGTGGGAGAAATACCCATGGGAAAGCAATTTGGTTCTTTTTCGAATGATTCCTATAAGGGAAACTTGGGCTTATGTGGAGATCCATTGTCGATGAAATGCAGCCAGAACGATGATGAACATCCTCCACCCTCACAAAGCTTGTGGAAAGAAGAGAAATTTGGATTTGATTGGAAACCAGTGGCTATAGGATATGGGTGTGGAACGGTATTTGGAGTGGGGATTGGAAGTCTGGTATTTTTCATTGGAAAGCCTAAATTGCTTGTGAGAATGTTTGGGGGTTAA
- the LOC108337505 gene encoding receptor-like protein 6 isoform X1, translating into MKSSTGMGWLFPVLLLFHVSFSHSWCHPHDNLALLHFKASLTIDVTNNNNYYYNDYYCHRVYPTIATWENGTDCCSWYGVTCHPIFGYVTALDLACGGLQGKINANSTLFSLSHMQSLNLAFNDFSKSQIPSTIGEFGSLTHLNLSCSNFEGEIPPEISHLSKLQSLDLSIDDAFQLRWEEGTWKRMLQNATDLRVLYLKGTDLSSTSMRSLNLSSSLITLSLTETGLKGKLTDDILCLPNLQHLYLSDNFYLHGQLPDLSCASASLNVLEISFCELDGPIPDSFSNLTHLTLFDLSSNHFNGSIPPSLLTLPRLNSLLLHSNLLSGKIPNVFHQSNRFQKLDLNSNNIQGELPSTFSNLQHLIYLDIADNKLEGPLPNKITGFSDLTWLILNDNLINGTIPSWCFSLPSLEHLRLSRNQFTGRIPAISSYSLRDLFLDGNKLQGNISESVFNLVNLTHLQLSSNNFSGSVNFSLFSKFQNLYILELSNLGQLSLNFESSVNYSFPRLLELDLSSMGLTEFPKLSRKIPVLQTLLLSDNKLNGKVPNWLHEMDSLFYVLLDRNFLTTGVNQFSRNYQLSHLDVSFNLLTGGISLSICNASNLRVLDLSNNKLTGSIPQCLGSLPFLSVLSLESNRLNGTLPNTFAKNRLISLRLNDNRLEGLLPESLSNCMQLAVINLGNNQLEDTFPHWLQTLPNLKVLVLRDNKLHGLISKFKTKYGFPSLNIFDISSNNFSGTIPEDFIQSFESMKNVVQYEVFGNRQLYMQWLYRISPVTVTTKGTILLFKRIPINFASIDLSGNKFEGEIPNVIGELQVLRALNLSHNKLCGTIPQSMGNLTVLESLDLSSNMLTGSIPTEFLNMNFLEVLNLSYNHLVGEIPMGKQFGSFSNDSYKGNLGLCGDPLSMKCSQNDDEHPPPSQSLWKEEKFGFDWKPVAIGYGCGTVFGVGIGSLVFFIGKPKLLVRMFGG; encoded by the coding sequence ATGAAGTCATCCACGGGAATGGGGTGGCTGTTTCCTGTGCTTCTGCTCTTTCATGTTTCATTCTCCCATTCCTGGTGTCACCCCCATGACAACCTTGCATTGCTTCACTTCAAGGCCTCCTTAACCATTGAtgttactaataataataattattattacaatgaTTATTATTGTCATCGGGTTTATCCAACAATTGCAACATGGGAAAATGGAACAGATTGCTGCTCTTGGTATGGAGTGACCTGTCACCCCATTTTTGGTTATGTGACAGCCTTAGACCTCGCATGTGGTGGGCTTCAGGGTAAAATCAATGCAAACAGTACCCTTTTCAGCCTTTCTCATATGCAATCACTCAACCTTGCTTTCAATGACTTCTCCAAATCTCAAATTCCATCCACCATAGGTGAGTTTGGAAGCCTCACACACCTCAACTTGTCTTGTTCAAACTTTGAAGGTGAAATTCCTCCTGAAATCTCACATCTTTCCAAATTACAATCACTTGATCTCTCTATTGATGATGCGTTTCAGTTAAGATGGGAAGAAGGCACATGGAAGAGGATGCTCCAAAATGCAACCGATTTAAGGGTGCTATATTTGAAAGGTACTGATTTGTCATCAACTTCAATGAGGTCACTCAATTTGTCTTCCTCCTTGATCACTCTAAGTCTTACAGAAACAGGGCTAAAGGGAAAGTTGACCGATGACATTCTTTGTTTGCCAAATCTGCAACACCTATATTTATCAGATAATTTTTACCTTCATGGCCAACTTCCGGATCTGAGTTGTGCTTCCGCTTCTTTGAATGTCTTAGAAATCTCATTTTGTGAACTCGATGGGCCAATCCCTGATTCTTTCTCTAACCTTACACATCTTACTTTATTCGACCTCTCAAGCAACCACTTCAACGGTTCAATTCCACCCTCTCTCTTAACCCTTCCACGTCTAAATTCTCTGCTTCTCCATTCCAATCTTCTCAGTGGTAAAATACCAAATGTGTTTCATCAGTCAAACAGGTTCCAGAAATTGGATTTGAATAGTAACAATATCCAAGGTGAACTgccatcaacattttcaaatcttcaacacCTCATTTACTTGGATATAGCAGATAACAAATTAGAGGGACCTCTGCCCAACAAAATAACTGGATTTTCAGATCTAACATGGTTAATATTGAACGACAACTTGATAAATGGTACAATTCCTTCTTGGTGTTTCTCTTTGCCATCGTTGGAGCATTTACGTCTATCGAGAAATCAGTTCACGGGGCGTATACCTGCAATTTCGTCGTATTCCTTGCGGGATCTGTTTTTGGATGGCAACAAGCTACAAGGCAATATTTCAGAATCAGTTTTTAACCTTGTCAACCTTACTCACTTACAGCTGTCATCGAACAACTTCAGTGGTTctgtcaatttttctctcttctcgaAGTTCCAAAACCTGTATATTCTTGAACTTTCAAATTTAGGCCAATTATCATTAAACTTTGAATCAAGCGTCAATTATAGTTTCCCCCGCTTACTTGAGTTGGACTTGTCTTCTATGGGTTTAACCgaatttccaaaattatccaGAAAAATCCCAGTTTTGCAAACTCTCCTATTGTCCGACAACAAGTTGAACGGAAAAGTGCCCAATTGGTTGCATGAAATGGATTCTTTATTTTATGTACTCCTAGACCGAAACTTTTTGACAACAGGAGTGAACCAATTCTCTAGGAACTACCAACTCAGCCATCTTGATGTAAGTTTCAATTTACTCACTGGTGGTATCTCTTTGTCAATTTGTAATGCAAGTAACCTTCGGGTTCTCGATTTGTCCAACAACAAGTTGACAGGCAGCATTCCACAATGCCTTGGGAGTTTACCGTTCCTTTCCGTTTTGAGTCTAGAAAGTAACAGACTTAATGGAACTTTACCAAATACCTTTGCAAAGAACAGACTCATTAGTCTGCGACTCAATGACAACCGATTGGAAGGTCTTTTGCCAGAATCTTTGTCCAACTGCATGCAACTGGCGGTTATAAATCTTGGCAACAATCAACTGGAAGATACATTTCCCCATTGGCTTCAAACTCTACCAAATTTGAAAGTATTGGTCTTGCGGGATAACAAGTTGCACGGTCTAATTTCCAAATTCAAGACCAAGTATGGATTTCccagtttaaatatttttgatatCTCATCCAACAACTTCAGCGGCACAATTCCGGAAGACTTCATACAAAGTTTTGAATCCATGAAAAATGTTGTTCAATATGAGGTGTTTGGCAATCGACAACTATACATGCAATGGCTATACAGAATTTCACCTGTCACTGTAACAACAAAAGGCACGATTTTGCTATTCAAAAGAATTCCAATAAACTTTGCGAGCATTGATTTATCAGGAAACAAATTTGAAGGAGAGATTCCAAATGTAATTGGAGAGCTTCAAGTACTCAGAGCACTCAACCTCTCCCACAACAAACTCTGTGGTACAATTCCCCAATCCATGGGAAATTTGACAGTATTGGAGTCTTTGGATCTCTCTTCAAATATGCTCACTGGTAGTATTCCTACAGAATTCTTGAATATGAACTTTCTTGAAGTCCTGAATCTTTCCTATAATCATCTTGTGGGAGAAATACCCATGGGAAAGCAATTTGGTTCTTTTTCGAATGATTCCTATAAGGGAAACTTGGGCTTATGTGGAGATCCATTGTCGATGAAATGCAGCCAGAACGATGATGAACATCCTCCACCCTCACAAAGCTTGTGGAAAGAAGAGAAATTTGGATTTGATTGGAAACCAGTGGCTATAGGATATGGGTGTGGAACGGTATTTGGAGTGGGGATTGGAAGTCTGGTATTTTTCATTGGAAAGCCTAAATTGCTTGTGAGAATGTTTGGGGGTTAA
- the LOC108337505 gene encoding receptor-like protein 53 isoform X3, with translation MLQNATDLRVLYLKGTDLSSTSMRSLNLSSSLITLSLTETGLKGKLTDDILCLPNLQHLYLSDNFYLHGQLPDLSCASASLNVLEISFCELDGPIPDSFSNLTHLTLFDLSSNHFNGSIPPSLLTLPRLNSLLLHSNLLSGKIPNVFHQSNRFQKLDLNSNNIQGELPSTFSNLQHLIYLDIADNKLEGPLPNKITGFSDLTWLILNDNLINGTIPSWCFSLPSLEHLRLSRNQFTGRIPAISSYSLRDLFLDGNKLQGNISESVFNLVNLTHLQLSSNNFSGSVNFSLFSKFQNLYILELSNLGQLSLNFESSVNYSFPRLLELDLSSMGLTEFPKLSRKIPVLQTLLLSDNKLNGKVPNWLHEMDSLFYVLLDRNFLTTGVNQFSRNYQLSHLDVSFNLLTGGISLSICNASNLRVLDLSNNKLTGSIPQCLGSLPFLSVLSLESNRLNGTLPNTFAKNRLISLRLNDNRLEGLLPESLSNCMQLAVINLGNNQLEDTFPHWLQTLPNLKVLVLRDNKLHGLISKFKTKYGFPSLNIFDISSNNFSGTIPEDFIQSFESMKNVVQYEVFGNRQLYMQWLYRISPVTVTTKGTILLFKRIPINFASIDLSGNKFEGEIPNVIGELQVLRALNLSHNKLCGTIPQSMGNLTVLESLDLSSNMLTGSIPTEFLNMNFLEVLNLSYNHLVGEIPMGKQFGSFSNDSYKGNLGLCGDPLSMKCSQNDDEHPPPSQSLWKEEKFGFDWKPVAIGYGCGTVFGVGIGSLVFFIGKPKLLVRMFGG, from the coding sequence ATGCTCCAAAATGCAACCGATTTAAGGGTGCTATATTTGAAAGGTACTGATTTGTCATCAACTTCAATGAGGTCACTCAATTTGTCTTCCTCCTTGATCACTCTAAGTCTTACAGAAACAGGGCTAAAGGGAAAGTTGACCGATGACATTCTTTGTTTGCCAAATCTGCAACACCTATATTTATCAGATAATTTTTACCTTCATGGCCAACTTCCGGATCTGAGTTGTGCTTCCGCTTCTTTGAATGTCTTAGAAATCTCATTTTGTGAACTCGATGGGCCAATCCCTGATTCTTTCTCTAACCTTACACATCTTACTTTATTCGACCTCTCAAGCAACCACTTCAACGGTTCAATTCCACCCTCTCTCTTAACCCTTCCACGTCTAAATTCTCTGCTTCTCCATTCCAATCTTCTCAGTGGTAAAATACCAAATGTGTTTCATCAGTCAAACAGGTTCCAGAAATTGGATTTGAATAGTAACAATATCCAAGGTGAACTgccatcaacattttcaaatcttcaacacCTCATTTACTTGGATATAGCAGATAACAAATTAGAGGGACCTCTGCCCAACAAAATAACTGGATTTTCAGATCTAACATGGTTAATATTGAACGACAACTTGATAAATGGTACAATTCCTTCTTGGTGTTTCTCTTTGCCATCGTTGGAGCATTTACGTCTATCGAGAAATCAGTTCACGGGGCGTATACCTGCAATTTCGTCGTATTCCTTGCGGGATCTGTTTTTGGATGGCAACAAGCTACAAGGCAATATTTCAGAATCAGTTTTTAACCTTGTCAACCTTACTCACTTACAGCTGTCATCGAACAACTTCAGTGGTTctgtcaatttttctctcttctcgaAGTTCCAAAACCTGTATATTCTTGAACTTTCAAATTTAGGCCAATTATCATTAAACTTTGAATCAAGCGTCAATTATAGTTTCCCCCGCTTACTTGAGTTGGACTTGTCTTCTATGGGTTTAACCgaatttccaaaattatccaGAAAAATCCCAGTTTTGCAAACTCTCCTATTGTCCGACAACAAGTTGAACGGAAAAGTGCCCAATTGGTTGCATGAAATGGATTCTTTATTTTATGTACTCCTAGACCGAAACTTTTTGACAACAGGAGTGAACCAATTCTCTAGGAACTACCAACTCAGCCATCTTGATGTAAGTTTCAATTTACTCACTGGTGGTATCTCTTTGTCAATTTGTAATGCAAGTAACCTTCGGGTTCTCGATTTGTCCAACAACAAGTTGACAGGCAGCATTCCACAATGCCTTGGGAGTTTACCGTTCCTTTCCGTTTTGAGTCTAGAAAGTAACAGACTTAATGGAACTTTACCAAATACCTTTGCAAAGAACAGACTCATTAGTCTGCGACTCAATGACAACCGATTGGAAGGTCTTTTGCCAGAATCTTTGTCCAACTGCATGCAACTGGCGGTTATAAATCTTGGCAACAATCAACTGGAAGATACATTTCCCCATTGGCTTCAAACTCTACCAAATTTGAAAGTATTGGTCTTGCGGGATAACAAGTTGCACGGTCTAATTTCCAAATTCAAGACCAAGTATGGATTTCccagtttaaatatttttgatatCTCATCCAACAACTTCAGCGGCACAATTCCGGAAGACTTCATACAAAGTTTTGAATCCATGAAAAATGTTGTTCAATATGAGGTGTTTGGCAATCGACAACTATACATGCAATGGCTATACAGAATTTCACCTGTCACTGTAACAACAAAAGGCACGATTTTGCTATTCAAAAGAATTCCAATAAACTTTGCGAGCATTGATTTATCAGGAAACAAATTTGAAGGAGAGATTCCAAATGTAATTGGAGAGCTTCAAGTACTCAGAGCACTCAACCTCTCCCACAACAAACTCTGTGGTACAATTCCCCAATCCATGGGAAATTTGACAGTATTGGAGTCTTTGGATCTCTCTTCAAATATGCTCACTGGTAGTATTCCTACAGAATTCTTGAATATGAACTTTCTTGAAGTCCTGAATCTTTCCTATAATCATCTTGTGGGAGAAATACCCATGGGAAAGCAATTTGGTTCTTTTTCGAATGATTCCTATAAGGGAAACTTGGGCTTATGTGGAGATCCATTGTCGATGAAATGCAGCCAGAACGATGATGAACATCCTCCACCCTCACAAAGCTTGTGGAAAGAAGAGAAATTTGGATTTGATTGGAAACCAGTGGCTATAGGATATGGGTGTGGAACGGTATTTGGAGTGGGGATTGGAAGTCTGGTATTTTTCATTGGAAAGCCTAAATTGCTTGTGAGAATGTTTGGGGGTTAA